The genomic stretch AAAAATTAATTGCTGGCTAAAAAGTGATGATTTAGTTCCTTTGATTAAGAAGTTTTAGGAGTCTACTATAATCCATGGTAAAGCTGCTTATGTCTTAAAGGAAAAATTGAGACTTTTGAGAGATGATTTGAGAAAGCGGAATAAATACGTTTTGGCGTGTTCAATCTAGAGGTGAATAATATGGTTAATGAGATGAATAAATTGGATAACTTTGTAGCCAACGATTTTGTTAATGTCAACTTATTAGATGTTGATGACGTTACTAAGAAGAGATGGGAGGCTTCCAGGAAGGTTTGGCAGACGCTGCATTTTAAAACTAGAAAAAATGGTTGGATAAAGAAAGCATCCTAAGACAAAACGATAGAATTAGTTGGATAAATAAGGTGATCATAATTTGAAATTCTTCCACAATGCAATGAATGCCATATTTAGAAGAAATAGAATTGTGGGACTGAATACTATCAGAGGTATAATCGAGCAAGATGAAGAAGTAAAACTAGAGATTAAAAGCCACTTTGAGGCCAGATTTGTGAAGCCCAATTATTTGAGGCTTACCTTGGAGGGAGTGTCTTTCAGGAAATTTACAGAGAAGGATAGAGATTTGTTAGAAGCTCCCTTCTTGTTGGAAGAGATCAATAAGTGGTATGGCTTGGAGACAATGACAAGAGTATTGGAACAAGTTTGGTTCTGCAACTATCCTTGAGTATTTGATGATAACAAAGCATAATATGTATAGAGAATAATTTTGTACTCCAATTTTTTTGTTAAGTGTGCATATCAAAGAAAACCAATTCTGACTCTAAAGAAGTCATCTTTGGATGAACCTAACTCTGAACTGTAGACGCACTCTAAACCAACGGAAGAAACAAATGTGTGTTTTAAATCAAAGTCAAGCATATGGATTACCGTCAACACTTGTGCAAGAATCTATTCAGAATGACTCTGATAAAGAATCTGATAATTCAAGCCTCCGAAGTCTCAAGAGTCTATACTCTATACACTTTGAAGTCTCATTTTCACCAGATTCTGAAGACAGGCTCTGAACTCTATTCAAGAATCATCAACTTAAATACGAAGCCTCTAATTAGAAGTTAATGTTTGAAATAAGAATACGGGGCAAAATTATAATTAGTACAAAATCAAATATCCTTTCCACTACCCTAAAAATCAGGAAAATGACTCTACTATTGTACCAACGTGGTTCCTCTCGTCCCATCTTCTCACCCATTTTATATTATAAGTTCCACTCTACTGTTGTATAATCAAACGCCTTGGTACAACTCTAATATTGAGGATATACCAATTCCACCCTCCAAAAGATTTATTCATCATCTATATAAAGGGTCTTGGAAGTTTGGAAAAGATATACGAGAAAAAAGAAGAAGTGTTTCACACTAAGAAAAATGTCATGTTCATACTCTTATGAAATTTTCTTGAGTATATCTCTTAAGTTTAGTCTCTGTTTTTAATTTGTGTATTTTCTTATTCTATAAGCAACTTTGTAAACACAATCTTGTATTCTTAACATTTGGTAAAATACCTTGAGAGACTAGGTTATAGTCAGGATTCTCAAGAAGTCTTTGATGTGTTGTCTTTGAGTTTGTAATCAAGTATTTtattagtggattaagtccttattgagaAGGAAAAATCACTCTGGTGGGTGGACTGGATGTAGCTTTGTTAACagcgaactaggataaaaatATTTGTCTATTTTATCTTTGTTGAATCTTTATTGTTTGTGTTCTTGGgtaacaattttttttttaatctAGAAACACAATCCAAACCCCCTTTCTTGAATAATATTGAAGGAAGATTCATCTTAACTCCTTTTTCCAGATAATACAATATGTATTTTTTGTCAGAGTTGATGTAGTTAGCTGGGCTTCCAGATGGGTGGTAGTGAATGCAACTCACGAGAATCTTAGCCCAAATCCTCAACTTTGGTTGGAGATTTTTGGCGTTTGCATTTGTTCCTTCCTTGAAGATAGTAGCAACCACTTCATTTATTTTCTCCCCTTTGGAGAGCATGTGGTAACAATGATTCTCAGATCCATCATGATTTAAAAGCTTGGCAATGTATTTTTATGAGATTTGAAAATTCTGACCCAAAACATGAGAGGATATCTGAATTTCTATAGTCATTTCATGTATTCAGAAACCCTTTACTAGTGCAAGATACACCAGACCTTCCAAACGGTTGAAGAAAACTTCTATCCCTGAGCAATAACATCACCAAACCAAAAATTAGCGATTCTCCGAGGATTTAAATTGGTATCGCGGTTGCGTGTTAAtctcaaaaaaagaaaaaaaaatggaGTCAACTTGAAGCAAGATTTTCTCCATGCAACATTGTCCTTTCTTTCCTTTAAAATTAGTTCAATCCCTTTTACTTTTCTAGGTATGCCAGTTGGGGCTAATCGTTGATAAAGATCAACCTGGAATCCTATTATCTTAAAGATGCAAGGGAGACTTTCACCTTGGCAAAGCAAGAAACTATCTCTTGGTGGAAGGGTCAATATGTTTAATGCGATACTAGCTAGCATTTCAATTTTCTATCTATCTTTTATCAAAACACCTAATATTGTTTGCAAGATTTAATTTCGATCCAACGAAAGTTTCTTTGGGGTGGTCATGAGCAAAAAAGAAAGGTTTGTTGGATTGGATGGGATGACATTTTCAATCATAGGAAGATTAAGGGGCTTTGAGTGAAGTACATTAGGAAATTTAATATAATATTGCTCAGCAAATGGCTTTGACGCATGTTGGTGGAGAAAGATAATTTGTGGTCGGACTTATTATCTTTGAGATATGGTGATTTAAAGAATAAGGTTTTAGAAAATTCAGTTGCAGGTTCAAGAATAAATTGCAAATACTCTTTGCGGTGGAGAGATATCTTTGCGCTAGGGTCAGATGTTCTACCAAGTTAAAACTAGTTTTACGATGCAGTTTATGGTAAGTTCGGCAATAAAGGTGTTTTAGACTTCTAGAAGCACTGTTGGATTAGTTCGAAATCTCTGATAAATGTTTCTCTGATCTATTTGCATGTATCTCTGGTGGGCCAACTAAAATCGCAAGTATTGGATGTTGAAACAGTAATATTTGGTCCTGAATTTTTCTAACAACAGTGAAACGTTCAATCTGCTGAAGCGAAATCAACTCGAAGAGTTGAACCAGATCCTGATATCGGTTCAGCCAAGCCAAAGTGCGAACGACTCGTTCGTTTGGAGGAGTAATGTGTCAGGTTTATCAACTTCTAGTAGCTATAAAATACGAACAAACAGTAATGTGTCATGTTGTTATAAAATACGAACAAAACAGATATGTTCAGCTGCTCGGACCATTTTACCACATTTAGTTTTAAAAGAGAGTTATATTATGGATGCTTTCTTAATAGATTAGTTAATGTAAGATAAATGATATTTTGACACTAATATTCACAACTACACGATATTTCACTATTCTTACAATGAATAAtgaaatattataataataataatattttttttaaaaaagtataaattttttattttattttattttgtttttagaTTATGGATACCGATATAAAATTGTGTGATTAATCAATTTCATACATTaatcaatattttatattttattatcTAATTTTGTTTTACtgttatttttttttaatatttaagtatttattaaccaattttataattttattaatcaacatttatattttattaatcaatATTGGTTCACTATTAAAAATTACTATTCACATGCATCTTACTATTCACTGTgattatattttataatttaatatAAGAATTTAGttaatattaatattataatATTGTATTAGCTAATGAAGTAGTGGGTTAGTTAATATAACATTGCTCTATATCAAATTTGGGTTTGAAGATAACATTGCTCTAAATTGAAACAATGTATTATTAAGTCCCTAATTATGCAAAGAGACTATATAATAGTATTTATGTCTCCTCTCTCCCCCATGTGTTTATAAAGTACCTGTATGTATCTTTTTCAAACTTCAGAGTTTGAACACTGCTTGTCTCTGTAATGCAGCAAAATAGTACACTCTAGTACTTCACACTCTCCCCCAAATATCAGCGCGTGCTCccactctctctctctctcccacGATTATTTTCTCCACTCTCTCCAAACCTCAACACCACATTCAAATTCTCTCCCTCTCCTCAAACCAACCATCACTACAAAAACCAACCAACcaacctcaacctcaacctcaTCAAACTAAAAACAACaactctttctctctctctccttCCTCTGTCTTCTACAAAACCACATTCACACTCCTACATAAAGTTCTGTCTTTTTTCATACAATCACCAACCCATTTCCTTCAAATCCTCAAAACCAACCTCCATTCACCCTTTCATGCAAAGATTCCATCTGAGTTTCTCTCAAAATCCAACCTTGATGATGGATTCATCTTCATCTCCTCTCTCTCTTCAAAACCCATCCTCCTCACCAAAACCCACCAAAAAAACCTTACTTTCATCTCTAATTGGCACCAACACTCCTTCATCTCTTCGAACCCCTTCCTTTGAAGAAGACAACTACTTTGTCACCCTTCTCAAATCCTCAGAGAAAAAAGCACTTCAAGACCTCAAAAAACTCCTCCTTGAAGCCACCACCACCTCATCCAATGAAGTTTCCATGTGGGGTGTTCCTCTCCTTGGCGGCGACGACAGAGCTGATGTAATCCTCTTGAAGTTCCTCAGAGCAAGAGACTTCAGAGTCAATGAATCCCTCAACATGATTCTAAAGTGCTTATCTTGGAGAAAAGAGTTCTCTGCTGACACCATAGTGGAAGAGGATTTAAGTCAGTTCAAGGAACTAGAAGGTGTTATAGCTTATATGCAAGGCTATGACAAAGAGGGCCACCCTGTTTGTTACAATGCTTATGGTTTGTTTAGAGACAAAGACATGTATGAGAGATTCTTTGGTGATGAAGAGAAGCTCAAGAAGTTTCTTAGATGGAGAGTTCAAGTTCTTGAAAGAGGTATTAGGCTTTTACATTTTAAACCAGGCGGTGTTAATTCTCTTATTCAAGTAACCGATCTAAAAGATATGCCTAAAAGAGAGTTGAGGGTTGCTTCTAATCATATTATGTCACTTTTTCAAGATAATTACCCTGAAATGGTTGCTAGAAAGGTACTATTTTTGTTGATAAATCATCAATTTTTGTGTTTGAGTCATGTTTTGTTGTGTGCTGATTTACTAATTTAGTTGTTTTTTTTTGTTGCTTTTTTTGGTGGTTTAGATCTTCATCAATGTGCCATGGTATTTCAGCATGTTGTATTCAATGTTTAGTCCTTTTTTGACTCAAAGGACTAAAAGCAAGTTTGTGATATCAAAAGAAGGAAATGCTGCTGAGACACTCTACAAGTGAGTCCTATAATAGTggttccatttgtttctcataAATACTATGATCAAGATTGTTTTGGTTGGCTTTGTTTCTCTCAATTTTTATCTATATTAAGATCCTCTTTCACTATTGTTTGgaattttaatttttttcatttAACTACTTTTAGTATTAAAGTTGTTCTTATCCTTTGATTTAGTGCATTGCTCGATGGATCGACTAAATCGTGTGTAATGTTTGTCAAAATTATTTGCAAATTGCCGAATTCGGCTATAGCAAGTGTGCACTTTCTCGGCAAATTAGTGCTCATTGAATTGAGATCAGATGGTCTAGATTTCGAGCTCGAAATCTAGACTATTTGATCCCGATTCAATTCTTATGTGCTGATTATGTAATTGCTGACCGTGTGCATTCTTATTACCGTCAAAATCACGGCGATACTAGCACGGTGTGATTTTTGAAACTTGTCACCGAAGTTAGCCCGTTGGAGAAGACTTGAGACCTGGGAGTGTGTTTTCAAGTCTCAGATTTGAATTCTGTTGGGTGCTAACTATTTCTGTGTTGGGTCAGTCCATACATAGCCTTGCTCTGGGCTTTAATTAGGCCCTCACCCTCGCTTGTCGATCCCAAAGTCGGATACcaagttttcaaaaaaaaaaatcttattcCATTTAAGGGTTTGGTTTCTGAAAGTTTGTTTTGTTATGATCAGATTCATTAGACCTGAGGATATTCCTGTTCAGTATGGAGGGCTAAGTTTTCCCAGTGATTTGCAAAATGGTCCCCCAAAACCTGCTTCTGAATTCACTGTCAAAGGAGGAGAGAAAGTGAATATACAAATAGAAGGAATTGAGGTACTAATCATTCACCCCATTCCATTCATTTACTCTTCTCTATGCAGATTATTATTAGTCCTTTTTACAATTTAGTACCTAAAATTTCCTTATTTACAAAACGACCCTCGAAAACAATTTGACATTATTTAATCTTTTGTTATAAAAATAGCTTATACATAAGTACTTATTACGATAATCATAAGCCGAGGTTATGTGATTAACTTGTTGTGGGGGTAAACTAGGGAGGTGCAACAATCACTTGGGACATTGTTGTTGGAGGCTGGGACTTAGAATACAGTGCTGAGTTTGTTCCAAATGCTGAAGGAAGCTACACTATAGCAGTTGAGAAGCCGCGAAAGATTGGATCATCCGAAGAAGCGATCCACAACTCATTCACGTCGAAAGAATCCGGCAAAATGATACTCTCGGTCGACAACACCGCCTCAAGGAAGAAAAAAGTCGCCGCGTATCGTTACGTCGTCCGAAAATGCACCGCAACTTGAACGGATGCTATGGCATCAAGTAGctttaaattttaatttttgcTAATGATGTTTTTTGTTTAGACCTTTGTTTTATGTTTTTGAACTTGTTTTTATGGCATGTTTAAATTTAGAGGTATTAATATAAATTAAGTAGTGATTAGTGTAATGTAAAGAAGAGAAGAATGATGGTAATATGGTAATAGTAGTAAGTATATTTTGCTTGGTATAGAAGAAAAGCAATTAAGTTTGCTTATATAACATAGTACCATGTTACTGTTTTTTTGGGACAGAGTATTGTGTATGTTGCAATCTAGAGGGAGGTTACTTTATGAAGGTGCAATCTATAGTTTATGAATTTAAATTGAGTAAATCTTcaattttcttttgaaattttaggATTTTAGTTGTTCAATTTTATATAATAGGAACTAAAATTGattttttgattgatttttgaaatgtaaataattttttttacttGCTTTGTTGATGTGATggaaaaatgatttttttatagatttcattttaattaaaagTTAGAAATTTGaacttttaatttttaaataatttttttactTAAATTTATGAGTTTAATGTGATGAGACGTTgttataaaataaaatttaattgataTGCATTGTCGGCGTAAAGATTAAATATAAGTTGTTGATTGATTTATTGACTGTGCGTAGTGTAATTAGTTTTACTATTAtcaaataaaaaattatcaaTATATCTTATTATAGTGATTTTAAATATGTGTGATTTAATGAAATATAAATTATTGATTAATTGCCaatgtaaaaatattttatagttatttttataaaaaatattaaatattaaattaCTTTATCTTGGATTTGCTTTTAATAATAATtgattttataaaattaattCTTCTTTTACAGTAGAAtcaaatattttgaaaataattgattttaaatgtatttaattgataaaattcttaaaattgattttaatttgaaaTTATAATTTGTAACTTTTGATTCAAACATGTTTATAACactttaaaaaaatatttataacatttaaaaattgtttttttacTCGAAAACTTgctttttaaatttattaaataatcaATTATTTAGATTAAATATAAATTAATCTAATAAATAAATTTACATTAGAGATAgcattatttttaaaaattttataTTTGACCTAAGGAGGAATTGTTAGATTTAGGGGACATATTTATTATTTGAAGTTGTTTTTATATTAATAGAGGGAAAGTGTAAAGAAAAAAATAGAAGTAGAATTGATATTGACAAGACAAAGTGTGAAATGGAAGATGATTGTGACATTAAAGTTCCAAAAAGAGAAGCGGGAAGAGTTCACGGGTTGTGAGTGGTATATAACGTGTTGAGGGAGCCTTCAAATTTTGTGATAGTGATGTTATCTTCTTGTTTCATGAACCATTTTGGCATTTACcttttcaaattcaaatttttATTCTATTTCCTCTTTCCCTTTTATGTATCCACCTTTCTTTTTTTCCCCTCTTCtctttaaaatatatatttacTAATAATTTAGAGACTAAAAGATAagattttttgaatttttttaaataatcatttttCATGAATAATACGaaaataattaaattttaaaatatttattaatataatcatttttcaaaaaaaaaaaacgtCATTCACTATGACACATGCATTGTTCAATTTGTACTCAAACGTCACTCCAATTGATGTATGCATGTAAAATAGAGGAGCATGCATGTGACTACTCTTTATTTTTTACGCTCTTATATTTTACATGTATGCGTCAATTGCAGTGACGCATGCTTCCAGAAACATTGTTAGTTTGATAAATAAATTGAAAAGATGATTATTTTGgtatataatttaaaaaaattgattatttaaaaaaaaaacaaatcagatttttttttaaataactatATTTTTCAACAAAATTCCTTAAATAAATATGTTTTCCTATTAATTTTCAAACTATTCatatttaaacattttttttCAACGCATAGCATAAATCAATTGGATTGACTACTACATTTAACAAATTAAAAGGCAAATCAATTGAATTTATATCTTCTATAGGCTAAGACAATTCAATTGACACATATATATTAGTGTTAGATGTCAATTCATCTAACTTTAATTTAcaagt from Lathyrus oleraceus cultivar Zhongwan6 chromosome 7, CAAS_Psat_ZW6_1.0, whole genome shotgun sequence encodes the following:
- the LOC127107765 gene encoding patellin-6, coding for MQRFHLSFSQNPTLMMDSSSSPLSLQNPSSSPKPTKKTLLSSLIGTNTPSSLRTPSFEEDNYFVTLLKSSEKKALQDLKKLLLEATTTSSNEVSMWGVPLLGGDDRADVILLKFLRARDFRVNESLNMILKCLSWRKEFSADTIVEEDLSQFKELEGVIAYMQGYDKEGHPVCYNAYGLFRDKDMYERFFGDEEKLKKFLRWRVQVLERGIRLLHFKPGGVNSLIQVTDLKDMPKRELRVASNHIMSLFQDNYPEMVARKIFINVPWYFSMLYSMFSPFLTQRTKSKFVISKEGNAAETLYKFIRPEDIPVQYGGLSFPSDLQNGPPKPASEFTVKGGEKVNIQIEGIEGGATITWDIVVGGWDLEYSAEFVPNAEGSYTIAVEKPRKIGSSEEAIHNSFTSKESGKMILSVDNTASRKKKVAAYRYVVRKCTAT